A part of Drosophila ananassae strain 14024-0371.13 chromosome 2R, ASM1763931v2, whole genome shotgun sequence genomic DNA contains:
- the LOC6493343 gene encoding dehydrogenase/reductase SDR family member 4 — translation MFHFGKQLVVRAPRVRLSPSVVTGNGQSSNRNLDQNNNNYQKTLVGHNLCHKRLSSSNSQSSNIAPMKRLAGKVAVVTASTDGIGFAIAKRLAEDGAAVVISSRKQKNVDNALAELRKLNLNVHGLKCHVGEAQDRKQLFEETISKFGKLNILVSNAATNPAVGGVLECDEKVWDKIFDVNVKSSYLLAKEALPLLRQQKGSSIVFVSSIAGYDAFELLGAYSVSKTALIGLTKAAAKDLAPEGIRVNCLAPGVIKTKFSRALHEEEVANEAALSKIPMGRLGTSEEMAGVVSFLVSEDASYVTGESIVAGGGMSARL, via the exons ATGTTTCACTTCGGCAAACAACTGGTGGTCAGAGCGCCAAGAGTCCGCCTCAGTCCTTCCGTTGTGACTGGAAATGGCCAAAGTTCAAACCGGAATCTCGatcaaaacaacaacaattaccaGAAAACACTTGTTGGCCACAATCTATGCCACAAACGACTGTCCAGTAGCAATAGTCAAAGTTCAAACATCGCCCCGATGAAACGCCTAGCAGGGAAAGTTGCCGTGGTCACCGCCTCCACCGATGG CATTGGCTTCGCCATTGCCAAGCGATTGGCTGAGGATGGAGCTGCAGTGGTCATCAGCAGCCGGAAACAGAAGAACGTGGATAACGCTTTGGCGGAGCTCCGAAAACTAAACCTCAACGTGCATGGACTGAAGTGTCATGTTGGAGAAGCCCAGGACCGCAAACAGCTCTTCGAGGAGACCATCAGCAAGTTCGGCAAGCTGAACATTCTGGTCAGTAACGCGGCCACCAACCCCGCAGTGGGTGGTGTCCTGGAGTGCGACGAAAAAGTGTGGGACAAAATCTTCGACGTGAACGTGAAGAGCTCCTACTTGTTGGCCAAGGAGGCCCTCCCGCTTCTGCGACAGCAAAAGGGATCCAGCATAGTTTTCGTGTCCTCCATTGCGGGCTACGACGCCTTTGAG CTACTGGGTGCCTATTCGGTCAGCAAGACGGCTCTAATTGGGCTGACCAAGGCAGCAGCCAAGGACCTGGCCCCCGAGGGCATCCGCGTGAACTGCCTCGCTCCCGGTGTTATCAAAACCAAGTTCTCCAGAGCCCTGCATGAAGAGGAAGTGGCAAACGAAGCTGCCCTTAGCAAGATACCCATGGGACGTCTGGGCACCAGCGAAGAAATGGCCGGCGTGGTCTCTTTCCTAGTCTCTGAGGACGCTAGCTACGTTACCGGAGAGTCGATAGTGGCAGGAGGTGGAATGTCGGCACGCCTTTAA
- the LOC6493344 gene encoding EKC/KEOPS complex subunit TP53RK, which yields MSLEILKQGAEGRLYLGNYKGESCLIKERFVKKYRHPDLDTQITRQRMKAEAKAAGRCLAAGILAPRILHSDLNTHKLYMEYFDKAQTAKQFIQETVAGKTEDLAKQALEELCTRIGGIIGKMHSNHIIHGDLTTSNILINPKEGDYEVVFIDFGLSHYNQATEDKGVDLYVLERALLSTHSEQPYLFESILSSYRKECGKDEEAVLAKFEEVRARGRKRTMIG from the coding sequence ATGTCATTGGAGATCCTGAAGCAAGGAGCCGAGGGGCGACTCTATCTCGGAAACTACAAGGGCGAATCCTGCCTGATTAAGGAGCGGTTCGTGAAGAAGTACCGGCACCCGGATCTGGACACGCAGATCACGCGGCAGCGCATGAAGGCCGAAGCTAAGGCTGCCGGCCGGTGCCTGGCTGCCGGCATCCTGGCTCCCCGGATCCTCCACTCGGATCTGAATACCCATAAGCTCTACATGGAATACTTCGACAAGGCCCAGACGGCCAAGCAGTTCATTCAGGAGACGGTGGCTGGAAAGACGGAGGATCTGGCGAAGCAAGCTCTGGAGGAGCTGTGCACTAGGATTGGTGGAATCATTGGCAAGATGCACTCGAACCACATTATTCACGGAGACTTGACCACATCGAATATACTCATTAACCCGAAGGAAGGCGACTACGAAGTTGTCTTCATTGATTTCGGGCTGAGCCACTACAACCAAGCCACGGAGGACAAGGGTGTGGATCTGTATGTCCTGGAACGGGCTCTGCTCAGCACGCACAGCGAGCAGCCCTACCTGTTTGAGAGCATTCTCTCCTCCTACCGCAAGGAGTGCGGCAAGGACGAGGAGGCTGTTCTGGCCAAGTTTGAGGAGGTGAGGGCGAGAGGACGCAAACGCACCATGATTGGTTAa
- the LOC6506605 gene encoding charged multivesicular body protein 2b-B, translated as MFNNIFGKAPTVKEQQRENDRSLRKATRDIERERRKLEEEEKKLEAEIRKTAAAGNNDACRILAKQLVEIRKQKSRTYAAAGKITSIGYQNKNMGANIALSEAMGTTAKTMASMNKVMRPEAIGATVRQFQAANMKMEMTDEMINDTLDDMLNESGDEDESNAVVNQVLDEIGIEISGKMSSIPATGSGDLETAGKRTEKDIADQLAKLRSS; from the coding sequence ATgtttaacaatattttcgGCAAGGCACCCACCGTCAAGGAGCAGCAACGCGAGAATGATCGATCTTTAAGGAAGGCCACCAGGGACATTGAACGCGAACGAAGGAAgctcgaggaggaggagaagaaaCTGGAGGCCGAGATTCGGAAGACTGCCGCCGCGGGAAACAACGACGCCTGTCGGATTCTAGCCAAGCAATTGGTTGAGATCAGAAAGCAGAAATCGCGCACCTACGCTGCCGCTGGAAAGATTACGTCCATCGGGTATCAGAACAAGAACATGGGTGCCAACATAGCGCTCAGCGAGGCCATGGGCACCACCGCAAAGACGATGGCTAGTATGAATAAGGTGATGCGCCCTGAGGCCATCGGGGCGACTGTGAGACAGTTCCAGGCTGCGAATATGAAAATGGAGATGACCGACGAAATGATAAACGACACCCTGGACGACATGCTGAACGAGTCTGGAGATGAGGACGAGTCCAATGCCGTGGTCAACCAGGTGCTCGACGAGATCGGCATCGAGATCTCTGGAAAAATGTCCAGTATCCCGGCAACGGGATCAGGGGATCTCGAAACAGCCGGCAAGCGGACGGAGAAGGACATCGCCGACCAGCTGGCAAAGCTACGCTCCTCGTAG
- the LOC6506603 gene encoding pentatricopeptide repeat-containing protein 1, mitochondrial yields the protein MALRLLSRSLVPHMRSMQWNATRRGLNGYNMNWEFAPLVPWVLGHNRHFHVRMTDEEAGLKVKREANRHQNPFKEEFKQEDLTELVEHRRRRKEKPKKKVPEKIRDFGDPDTFGDAKVFNSLPEDPGDAEEEAFTNSPTRRSKKLQAVEYARLIKDYLKANRLNEAIAVLEQRMLREDRVKPDKYIYNLLISGCAKAGYTRKAFTLYTKMRQRGLPVTGGTYTSLFNACANAPSPSDGLAKAQILRENMLEKGYEPNVKNYNAMIKAYGRCGDVNTAYMLADEMVERQLDMNAETFNFLLQACAGNTEHGFRHALLTWHKMLQRRITPDYYSFNAMLRCVRDCGFGDLDAMREVLEQIAPSAAKQRRVLQLDDGEKSDLPSVSAGHSSVPAQIEVSTTASDLELPNLLLPSPHLGSLVALEEVTRPHERFLLLGGLTGFLELMKQHEITPDIETFTTMLEVIPPTHAAEKQLLAFVRKIGLKVDIDFFNILIKKRSMRFDYESAKEVLSMIRTAGLRPDIVTYGVLALGCRTQEEARELLQQMQVAGVKINMPILGAMLRQGCAQKSFGYINEIMQLSLEEGVKPNEPFLRHLYNFHRGCARAIDARHPSTKTAAFKKGHSKFCDKYRLFYEELGLAGLKLEDAIAKVKENPYAKFKEHTEEGLEPLKTDQVKRKTKVRKYIKKIKIDQLQDGPPEEPPRKIE from the exons ATGGCCCTGCGGTTGCTCAGCCGCTCACTGGTTCCGCACATGCGTAGCATGCAATGGAACGCTACAAGAAGGGGCCTTAATGGTTATAACATGAATTGGGAATTCGCTCCTCTCGTCCCCTGGGTCTTGGGACACAACCGGCATTTCCACGTGCGGATGACGGATGAGGAAGCTGGCCTAAAAGTTAAGAGAGAAGCCAACAGGCATCAAAATCCATTCAAGGAAGAGTTCAAGCAAGAGGACCTCACTGAACTAGTCGAGCATCGCAGGAGACGTAAAGAAAAACCGAAGAAAAAAGTACCGGAAAAGATACGGGACTTTGGTGATCCGGACACTTTTGGTGATGCTAAGGTATTCAACAGTCTTCCAGAGGATCCCGGAGATGCTGAAGAAGAGGCATTCACCAACTCACCCACTCGACGGTCGAAGAAACTTCAGGCTGTAGAGTATGCCCGCCTGATCAAGGACTATCTGAAAGCGAATCGGCTGAACGAGGCCATTGCTGTGCTGGAACAGAGAATGCTGCGCGAGGATCGGGTCAAGCCGGACAAGTACATATACAACCTGTTGATCAGCGGCTGTGCAAAGGCCGGCTACACAAGAAAAGCCTTTACACTATACACCAAGATGCGACAACGAGGGCTACCCGTCACCGGGGGAACGTACACTTCTCTTTTCAATGCCTGTGCCAATGCTCCGTCGCCGAGCGACGGTCTGGCCAAGGCCCAGATCCTCAGGGAGAACATGCTGGAGAAAGGCTACGAACCGAATGTGAAGAACTACAATGCCATGATCAAGGCCTATGGTAGATGTGGAGATGTGAACACGGCCTACATGCTGGCAGATGAAATGGTCGAGCGGCAGCTGGACATGAACGCAGAAACGTTTAACTTTTTGTTGCAAGCGTGTGCTGGAAACACTGAACATGGATTCCGTCATGCTCTTCTCACGTGGCACAAAATGCTGCAACGAAGAATCACTCCCGACTATTACAGCTTTAACGCGATGCTCAGATGTGTGAGGGATTGTGGTTTCGGGGATCTGGATGCGATGAGAGAAGTTCTCGAACAGATCGCACCCTCAGCAGCCAAACAAAGGCGAGTGCTACAGCTGGATGATGGAGAGAAGAGTGACTTGCCAAGTGTTTCTGCTGGGCACTCTTCTGTTCCTGCACAAATCGAAGTATCCACAACAGCCAGCGATCTGGAACTGCCGAATCTCCTACTGCCCAGCCCTCATCTTGGTAGCTTGGTGGCCTTGGAGGAGGTGACGCGACCTCACGAACGATTCCTTCTACTTGGTGGCCTTACAGGCTTCCTGGAGCTTATGAAACAGCACGAAATCACTCCAGACATCGAGACATTCACCACGATGCTGGAGGTAATCCCACCTACACATGCTGCCGAGAAGCAGTTGCTCGCTTTTGTGCGCAAGATTGGCCTTAAAGTGGACATTGACTTCTTCAATATATTGATAAAGAAGCGCTCGATGCGGTTTGATTACGAGAGTGCCAAGGAAGTCCTCTCCATGATCCGCACCGCTGGATTGCGTCCGGATATTGTGACCTATGGCGTGCTGGCTTTGGGCTGTCGCACCCAGGAAGAAGCCAGGGAACTCTTGCAACAAATGCAAGTGGCGGGCGTAAAAATAAACATGCCCATTTTGGGAGCCATGCTGCGACAGGGATGTGCCCAGAAGTCTTTCGGTTACATCAATGAGATTATGCAGTTGAGCCTGGAGGAGGGTGTCaagcccaacgaaccttttcTGAGACACCTTTACAACTTCCACAGAGGCTGCGCCAGGGCCATCGATGCTAGG CATCCGTCCACCAAGACCGCAGCCTTCAAGAAGGGGCACTCGAAATTCTGTGATAAGTACCGCCTCTTCTACGAGGAGCTTGGACTAGCTGGCCTCAAACTCGAAGACGCCATCGCCAAAGTGAAGGAAAATCCATATGCAAAGTTCAAGGAGCACACGGAAGAAGGCCTGGAGCCACTCAAAACGGATCAAGTCAAGCGAAAAACCAAAGTCCGGAAGTACATCAAGAAAATCAAAATAGACCAGCTCCAAGATGGCCCTCCCGAGGAGCCTCCGAGGAAAATAGAAtaa
- the LOC6506602 gene encoding ubiquitin thioesterase OTU1 gives MTGSFSVKLKSKKGQFIVSDLNENTTLGELKTRIAEATAIQPPQLHVLVGYPPKPLDLSQQKEQQDLKTVGINSGETLIVEEKVAPAPAPSSAPAPTATTTFGSTLEDDEALARRLQAEEDAEQLRQEAASGAAGPQQDLPVAPTESGPNGDFNGILLKKVVPADNSCLFTSIRFVLNGKVDNEGSEMMRHIIAQEVAADTQQYNDAVLGKSNAEYCSWIQKADSWGGAIEVSILSNYYGIEIDVVDIQNAIINRFGEDKNFGLRVFLLFDGIHYDPLYMETAQSTAPATIFPVEEMGVYHQAEQLANEAKSSRQFTNVDKFTLRCMQCDVMLVGQLQAKHHAEETGHDQFGEI, from the coding sequence ATGACGGGTTCTTTCAGTGTAAAACTAAAATCCAAAAAAGGTCAATTTATTGTCAGCGACCTGAACGAAAATACTACGCTTGGAGAACTCAAAACGAGAATAGCCGAGGCCACCGCCATCCAGCCACCGCAACTGCACGTCCTCGTGGGCTATCCTCCCAAGCCATTGGACCTCTCCCAGCAGAAGGAGCAGCAGGACCTCAAAACCGTGGGAATTAACAGCGGTGAGACATTGATTGTGGAGGAGAAGGTGGCCCCCGCTCCCGCTCCTTCTTCCGCTCCAGCTCCCACTGCCACTACAACATTCGGATCCACCCTGGAGGACGACGAGGCTTTGGCACGTCGTTTACAGGCGGAGGAGGATGCAGAGCAGCTGCGTCAAGAGGCTGCCTCTGGAGCTGCTGGCCCTCAGCAGGATCTGCCGGTGGCACCAACGGAAAGCGGACCGAACGGTGACTTCAACGGCATTCTTTTGAAAAAGGTGGTGCCCGCGGATAATTCGTGCCTGTTCACCAGTATCCGGTTCGTTCTGAACGGGAAAGTGGACAACGAAGGCAGCGAGATGATGCGCCATATAATTGCCCAGGAAGTGGCCGCGGATACTCAACAGTACAATGACGCCGTACTGGGCAAGTCTAATGCCGAGTACTGTTCATGGATCCAGAAGGCGGACTCCTGGGGTGGCGCCATTGAGGTGTCTATCCTGTCCAACTACTACGGCATCGAGATCGACGTGGTGGACATCCAAAATGCAATAATCAATCGTTTCGGCGAGGATAAGAACTTCGGACTGCGCGTCTTCCTGCTCTTTGACGGCATCCACTACGATCCGCTCTACATGGAGACCGCCCAAAGCACTGCCCCTGCCACCATCTTCCCGGTGGAGGAAATGGGGGTCTACCATCAGGCGGAGCAATTAGCCAACGAGGCCAAGTCATCACGGCAGTTTACCAACGTGGACAAGTTCACACTGAGATGTATGCAGTGCGATGTGATGCTGGTGGGTCAACTCCAGGCCAAGCATCACGCTGAGGAGACGGGTCATGACCAGTTTGGGGAGATTTAA
- the LOC6493346 gene encoding uncharacterized protein LOC6493346: MKFLLLSVFLCIAMCLVLTNAAPREEAVPEGLEGPGSESVNPSDDQSFLLKLKLLKKLLFLG, translated from the exons ATGAAGTTCTTGCTCCTG AGTGTCTTCCTTTGCATCGCCATGTGCCTGGTCCTTACCAACGCTGCGCCCCGCGAAGAGGCTGTGCCCGAGGGTCTGGAAGGTCCTGGCAGCGAATCCGTCAACCCATCGGACGACCAGTCCTTCCTGCTCAAGCTGAAGCTGCTCAAGAAACTGCTTTTCCTGGGTTAG
- the LOC6493345 gene encoding protein Asterix: MSITVDPRRKEKINRYKAPKLQGQGGGANEDMMPDYMNILGMIFSMCGLMMKLKWCAWFALYCSCISFASSRASDDAKQVLSSFMLSVSAVLMSYLQNPAAMTPPWAS, translated from the exons atgAGTATCACCGTAGACCCCCGTAGAAAAGAAAAGATCAACCGCTACAAGGCACCTAAACTACAGGGCCAAGGTGGCGGTGCTAACGAGGACATGATGCCGGATTACATGAACATTCTGGGAATGATTTTCTCGATGTGCGGGCTGATGATGAAG CTCAAGTGGTGTGCCTGGTTTGCGTTGTACTGCTCTTGCATCAGTTTTGCCAGCTCCCGGGCCAGTGACGATGCGAAACAAGTACTGTCCTCCTTCATGCTCAGTGTAAGCGCCGTATTGATGTCGTACCTCCAGAATCCGGCAGCAATGACTCCGCCGTGGGCGTCTTAG